A DNA window from Oceanidesulfovibrio indonesiensis contains the following coding sequences:
- a CDS encoding IS110 family transposase, translated as MTEHTNVGIDIAKETFDVFISPDGIFLHLDNTPQGHQLLLDALSSRTVTRIVMEATGRYHNLLAATLELAGLPVAVVNPAQVKHFARALGTLFKTDLN; from the coding sequence ATGACTGAACATACCAACGTTGGCATCGATATCGCCAAAGAGACCTTTGATGTATTTATCAGTCCTGACGGGATTTTTCTTCATCTGGATAATACCCCTCAGGGCCATCAGCTACTCCTCGACGCCCTTTCATCCCGTACCGTTACACGCATCGTGATGGAAGCCACGGGGCGCTACCACAACCTGCTTGCTGCCACGCTTGAACTTGCCGGGCTGCCTGTCGCCGTCGTTAATCCTGCTCAGGTCAAACACTTCGCCCGCGCTCTCGGGACGCTGTTCAAGACAGACCTGAAC